CCATCGCCCAGTGCAGGCACACAGCCTCTCCGTGCCCTCAGGAGCCATCGCCCAGTGCAGGCACACAGCCTCTCCGTGCCCTCAGGAGCCATCGCCCAGTGCAGGCACACAGCTTCTCCGTGCCCTCAGGAGCCATCGCCCAGTGCAGGCACACAGCCTCTCCGTGCCCTCAGGAGCCATCGCCCAGTGCAGGCACACAGCCTCTCCGTGCCCTCAGGAGCCATCGCCCAGTGCAGGCACACAGCCTCTCCGTGCCCTCAGGAGCCATCGCCCAGTGCAGGCACACAGCCTCTCCGTGCCCTCAGGAGCCATCGCCCAGTGCAGGCACACAGCCTCTCCGTGCCCTCAGGAGCCATCGCCCAGTGCAGGCACACAGCCTCTCCGTGCCCTCAGGAGCCATCGCCCAGTGCAGGCACACAGCCTCTCCGTGCCCTCAGGAGCCATCGCCCAGTGCAGGCACACAGCCTCTCCAGGCCCTCAGGAGCCATCGCCCAGTGCAGGCACACAGCCTCTCCGTGCCCTCAGGAGCCATCGCCCAGTGCAGGCACACAGCCTCTCCGTGCCCTCAGGAGCCATCGCCCAGTGCAGGCACACAGCCTCTCCGTGCCCTCAGGAGCCATCGCCCAGTACAGGCACACAGCCTCTCCGTGCCCTCAGGAGCCATCGCCCAGTGCAGGCACACAGCCTCTCCGTGCCCTCAGGAGCCATCGCCCAGTGCAGGCACACAGCCTCTCCGTGCCCTCAGGAGCCATCGCCCAGTGCAGGCACACAGCCTCTCCGTGCCCTCAGGAGCCATCGCCCAGTGCAGGCACATGGAGAGGCTGGTCCAGCACATTACAGAACCGAGTCCAGGAGCAGAGTCTGACGTGTGGGCGGCACCGCTGTGATGGGTGCTATAGGGGGCTCTAGTGAGAAGGGGGCAGAGTCTGACGTGTGGGCGGCACAGCTGTGATGGGTGCTATAGGGAGCTCTAGTGAGAAGGGGGCAGAGTCTGACGTGTGGGGGCACAGCTGTGATGGGTGCTATAGGGGGTCTAGTGAGAAGGGGGCAGAGTCTGACGTGTGGGCGGCACAGCTGTGATGGGTGCTATAGGGGCTCTAGTGAGAAGGGGGCAGAGTCTGACGTGTGGGCGGCACAGCTGTGATGGGTGCTATAGGGGGCTCTAGAGAGAAGGGGGCAGAGTCTGACGTGTGGGCGGCACAGCTGTGATGGGTGCTATAGGGGGCTCTAGTGAGAAGGGAGCAGAGTCTGACGTGTGGGCGGCACAGCTGTGATGGGTGCTATAGGGGGCTCTAGTGAGAAGGGGGCAGAGTCTGACGTGTGGGCGGCACAGCTGTGATGGGTGCTATAGGGGGCTCTAGTGAGAAGGGGGCAGAGTCTGACGGTGGGCGGCACAGCGTGTGATGGGTGCTATAGGGGGCTCTAGTGAGTAAGGGGGGCAGAGTCTGACGTGTGGGCGGCACAGCTTGTGATGGGTGCTATAGGGGGCTCTAGTGAGAAGGGGCAGAGTCTGACGTGTGGGCGGCACAGCTGTGATTGGTGCTATTAGGGGGCTCTAGTGAGAAGGGGCAGAGTCTGACGTGTGGGCGGCACAGCTGTGATGGGTGCTATAGGGGGCTCTAGTGAGAAGGGGGCAGAGTCTGACGTGTGGGCGGCACAGCTGTGATGGGTGCTATAGGGGGCTCTAGTGAGAAGGGGGCAGAGTCTGACGTGTGGGCGGCACAGCTGTGATGGGTGCTATAGGGGGCTCTAGTGAGAAGGGGCAGAGTCTGACGTGTGGGCGGCACAGCTGTGATGGGTGCTATAGGGGGCTCTAGTGAGAAGGGGCAGAGTCTGACGTGTGGGCGGCACAGCTGTGATGGGTGCTATAGGGGGCTCTAGTGAGAAGGGGGCAGAGTCTGACGTGTGGGCGGCACAGCTGTGATGGGTGCTATAGGGGGCTCTAGTGAGAAGGGGGCAGAGTCTGACGTGTGGGCGGCACAGCTGTGATGGGTGCTATAGGGGGCTCTAGTGAGAAGGGGGCAGAGTCTGACGTGTGGGCGGCACAGCTGTGATGGGTGCTATAGGGGGCTCTAGTGAGAAGGGAGCAGAGTCTGACGTGTGGGCGGCACAGCTGTGATGGGTGCTATAGGGGGCTCTAGTGAGAAGGGGGCAGAGTCTGACGTGTGGGCGGCACAGCTGTGATGGGTGCTATAGGGGGCTCTAGTGAGAAGGGGGCAGAGTCTGACGTGTGGGCGGCACAGCTGTGATGGGTGCTATAGGGGGCTCTAGTGAGAAGGGGGCAGAGTCTGACGTGTGGGCGGCACAGCTGTGATGGGTGCTATAGGGGGCTCTAGTGAGAAGGGGGCAGAGTCTGACGTGTGGGCGGCACAGCTGTGATGGGTGCTATAGGGGGCTCTAGTGAGAAGGGGGCAGAGTCTGCCCAGGGTGAGGATTGCCCACTGCACTTCTATAGATGAGGAGCCTCCAGTATCTCCCCCTATGGAATAGCTGAGCGTGTAGGTTTATGGAGGGCTGGGGTGACCATGTGGAACGTATGTGGCGGCATTACCCTCCTCATCTGATGGGAAGTAGGAGAGGTTCTGCTGGGGGAGGGGCAGCCGCTAATTACATCTCCTGTGACAGCGCTTGGTGTTCTGAGTGTAAATTACACAGACAGAAATAGCAGAAGTGCGAGAGGTTAATTTACAAGTTACCGACACACTGACGCCTCATGCGCTGACGCCCCGTGACGCCTCATGCGCTGACGCCCCGTGACGCCTCATGCGCTGACGCCCCGTGACGCCTCATGCGCTGACGCCCCGTGACGCCTCATGCGCTGACGCCCCGTGACGCCTCATGCGCTGACGCCCCGTGACGCCTCATGCGCTGACGCCCCGTGACGCCTCATGCGCTGACGCCCCGTGACGCCTCATGCGCTGACGCCCCGTGACGCCTCATGCGCTGACGCCCCGTGACGCCTCATGCGCTGACGCCCCGTGACGCCTCATGCGCTGACGCCCCGTGACGCCTCATGCGCTGACGCCCCGTGACGCCTCATGCGCTGACGCCCCGTGACGCCTCATGCGCTGACGCCCCGTGACGCCTCATGCGCTGACGCCCCGTGACGCCTCATGCGCTGACGCCCCGTGACGCCTCATGCGCTGACGCCCCGTGACGCCTCATGCGCTGACGCCCCGTGACGCCTCGTGATAATACAATGACGCTGACGCCCCGTGACGCCTCATGCGCTGACGCCCCGTGACGCCTCATGCGCTGACGCCCCGTGACGCCTCATGCGCTGACGCCTCGTGCGCTGTGTAATAATACAATGACGCTGACGCCCCGTGACACCTCATGCGCTGACGCCTCGTGCGCTGTGTAATAATACAATGACGCTGACGCCCCGTGACGCCTCATGCGCTGACGCCCCGTGACGCCTCATGCGCTGACGCCTCGTGCGCTGTGTAATAATACAATGACGCTGACGCCCCGTGACGCCTCGTGCGCTGTGTAATAATACAATGACGCTGACGCCCCGTGACGCCTCGTGCGCTGTGTAATAATACAATGACGCTGACGCCTCGTGCGCTGTGTAATAATACAATGACGCTGACGCCCCGTGACGCCTCATGCGCTGTGTAATAATACAATGACGCTGACGCCTCGTGCGCTGTGTAATAATACAATGACGCTGACGCCCCGTGACGCCTCATGCGCTGACGCCCCGTGACGCCTCATGCGCTGACGCCTCGTGCGCTGTGTAATAATACAATGACGCTGACGCCCCGTGACGCCTCATGCGCTGTGTAATAATACAATGACGCTGACGCCTCGTGCGCTGTGTAATAATACAATGACGCTGACGCCTCGTGCGCTGTGTAATAATTACAATGACGCTGACGCCCCGTGACGCCTCGAGCGCTGTGAATAAATACAATGACGCTGTCGCCCCGTGGATCGCCTGTCATGTCGCTGACCGCCCCGTGAGCCCTCAATGCGGCTGACGCCTCGTGCGCTGTTTAATAATACTAATGACGCTGACGCCTCGTGCGCTGTGTAATAATACGATTGACGCTGAGCCTCGTGCGCCTGTGAAGATAATACAATGACGCTGACGCCGTCGTGCGCTGGTGTTATACATACAATGATGCTGATCGCCATCGTGCTGCTGTGTAATAACTACAATGACGCTGACTGCCTGTCGCGCTGTGTAATATGATACAGATGACGCTGACGCCCCGTGACGCCTCGTGCGCTGTGTAATAATACATGACGCTGACGCCCCCGTGACGCCTCATGCGCTGGACGCCCCGTGACGCTCTCATGCGCATGACGCTCTCGTGCGCTGTGTAACTAATACAATGGACGTCTGACGCCTCGTGCGCTGTGTAATAATACAATGACGCTGACGCCCCGTGACGCCTCATGCGCTGACGCCCCGTGACGCCTCATGCGCTGACGCCCCGTGACGCCTCATGCGCTGACGCCTCATGCGCTGACGCCTCGTGCGCTGTGTAATAATACAATGACGCTGACGCCTCGTGCGCTGTGTAATAATACAATGACGCTGACGCCCCGTGACGCCTCGTGCGCTGTGTAATAATACAATGACGCTGACGCCTCGTGCGCTGTGTAATAATACAATGACGCTGACGCCTCGTGCGCTGTGTAATAATACAATGACGCTGACGCCCCGTGACGCCTCGTGCGCTGTGTAATAATACAATGACGCTGACGCCCCGTGACGCCTCGTGCGCTGTGTAATAATACAATGACGCTGACGCCTCGTACGCTGACAGTTTGATAGCACGGACACGTAGATATTGTATCATATATAACTGAATTTATGTGAAGTATTAATTGttttctcatttatttattttttctagatGAATCGACCAATTCAGGTGAAACCTGCAGACAGCGAGAGCCGAGGAGGTACGAGGcgcctgctgcaaaactacaaggaGGCATTGAAGGGGCTGAGACGCGTCCTCTGTGCGGGCAAGAACTACACAACCGCAAACTGCGGCGGTGTACTGACTGGTCATTCAGTGTCCAGTGGTAATCGCCGTGCGGTTCTCAGTCACATGGCGGGCGCTTCTCAGCCGCCCATCTGGCAGTGCCCGAGTGCACTAATCATATGTGCCCATTCACACCTGTACGCCTCTGCTCGGCGCTGTGTACGCCTCTGCTCGGCGCTGTGTACGCCTCTGCTCGGCGCTCTGTACGCCTCTGCTCGGCGCTCTGTACGCCTCTGCTCGGCGCTCTGTACGCCTCGCTCGGCGCTGTGTACGCCTCTGCTCGGCGCTCTGTACGCCTCTGCTCGGCGCTCTGTACGCCTCTGCTCGGCGCTCTGTACGCCTCTGCTCGGCGCTCTGTACGCCTCTGCCCGTCCATTATTCTCATCTCCTCTTTTTCCACACAGAAGATCGCAAGCTGTttgtggggatgttggggaagCAGCAAACAGACGAGGATGTTCGCCGAATGTTTGAACCTTTTGGAAATATTGATGAATGTACGGTTCTCCGGGGTCCAGATGGAACAAGCAAAGGTACTGATGTGGTGCCCATACACGTGGGCCTGTCGCTGTGCGCCTGCCGCCGCTCCCTGTAGGTGGGCGGTTGCCGCCGCTCCCTGTAGGTGGGCGGTTGCCGCCGCTCCCTGTAGGTGGGCGGTTGCCGCCGCTCCCTGTAGGTGGGCGGTTGCCGCCGCTCCCTGTAGGTGGGCGGTTGCCCCCGCTCCCTGTAGGTGGGCGGTTGCCGCCGCTCCCTGTAGGTGGGCGGTTGCCCCGCTCCCTGTAGGTGGGCGCCTGCCGCCGCTCCCTGTAGGTGGGCGTTGCCCCGCTCCCTGTAGGTGGGCGGTTGCCGCCGCTCCCTGTAGGTGGGCGGTTGCCCCGCTCCCTGTAGGTGGGCGGTTGCCGCCGCTCCCTGTAGGTGGGCGGTTGCCGCCGCTCCCTGTAGGTGGGCGGTTGCCGCCGCTCCCTGTAGGTGGGCGGTTGCCCCGCTCCCTGTAGGTGGGCGGTTGCCGCCGCTCCCTGTAGGTGGGCGGTTGCCCCGCTCCCTGTAGGTGGGCGGTTGCCCCGCTCCCTGTAGGTGGGCGGTTGCCGCCGCTCCCTGTAGGTGGGCGGTTGCCGCCGCTCCCTGTAGGTGGGCGGTTGCCGCCGCTCCCTGTAGGTGGGCGGTTGCCGCCGCTCCCTGTAGGTGGGCGGTTGCCGCCGCTCCCTGTAGGTGGGGCGGTTGCCGCCGCTCCCTGTAGGTGGGCGGTTGCCGCCGCTCCCTGTAGGTGGGCGGTTGCCGCCGCTCCCTGTAGGTGGGCGGTTGCCGCCGCCGCtctctgctccgctgtgtactgcccCTGTGATTGCTGTGCCGTCTTGACGTGTCGTGTAGTAATGTGGTATCTCCCACACTTAGGTTGTGCATTTGTGAAGTTTCAGACACACACGGAGGCGCAGGCTGCCATAAACACGCTACACGGGAGTCGGACTCTGCCGGTAAGTAGTCCCCGCTCTCTGCGATGTTATACGGTAATACATGAGCCCAGAATGACATGATGCATGACATGTGGGATCTTTGAGCGGAGCGCTCCCCCTGGTGGCTGAGTGTGAGCTGTGCGCCCTGACTGCTGCTGTCAGCTGAGAGTATACTCCTCACTGTACCAGATAGGAAGGTATACCCTGTGTCTGTACATATAATGTCTGTATACCCTGTGCTCTGTATATATAACATGTCTGTATACCCTGTGCTCTGTACATATAACATGTCGGTGTACCCTGTGCTCTGTACATATAACATGTCGGTACCCTGTGCTGTGTACATATAACATGTCGGTGTACCCTGTGCTCTGTACATATAACATGTCGGTATACCCTGTGCTCTGTACATATAACATGTCTGTATACCCTGTGCTCTGTACATATAACATGTCGGTGTACCCTGTGCTCTGTACATATAACATGTCGGTACCCTGTGCTCTGTACATATAACATGTCTATACCCTGTGCTCTGTACATATAACATGTCGGTATACCCTGTGCTCTGTACATATAACATGTCGGTGTACCCTGTGCTCTGTACATATAACATGTCTGTATACCCTGTGCTCTGTACATATAACATGTCGGTATACCCTGTGCTCTGTACATATAACATGTCTGTATACCCTGTGCTGTGTACATATAACATGTCGGTATACCCTGTGCTCTGTACATATAACATGTCGGTATAACCCTGTGCTCTGTACATATAACATGTCTGTATACCCTGTGCTCTGTACATATAACATGTCGGTGTACCCTGTGCTCTGTACATATAACATGTCGTGTACCCTGTGCTCTGTACATATAACATGTCTGTATACCCTGTGCTCTGTACATATAACATGTCGGTATACCCTGTGCCTGTACATATAACATGTCTGTATACCCTGTGCTGTGTACATATAACATGTCGGTATACCCTGTGCTCTGTACATATAACATGTCGGTATACCCTGTGCTGTACATATAACATGTCGGTATACCCTGTGCTCTGTACATATAACATGTCGGTATACCCTGTGCTCTGTACATATAACATGTCGGTATACCCTGTGCTCTGTACATATAACATGTCGGTATACCCTGTGCTGTGTACATATAACATGTCGGTATACCCTGTGCTCTGTACATATAACATGTCTGTATACCCTGTGCTCTGTACATATAACATGTCGTATACCCTGTGCCTGTACATATAACATGTCGGTATACCCTGTGCTGTGTACATATAACATGTCGGTGTACCCTGTGCTGTGTACATATAACATGTCGTATACCCTGTGCTCTGTACATATAACATGTCGGTATACCTGTGCTGTGTACATATAACATGTCGGTATACCCTGTGCTGTGTACATATAACATGTCTGTATACCCTGTGCTCTGTACATATAACATGTCGGTATACCCTGTGCTCTGTACATATAACATGTCGTATACCCTGTGCTCTGTACATATAACATGTCGTATACCCTGTGCTGTGTACATATAACATGTCTACCCTGTGCTCTGTACATATAACATGTCGGTGTACCCTGTGCTCTGTACATATAACATGTCGGTATACCCTGTGCTCTGTACATATAACATGTCGGTATACCCTGTGCTCTGTACATATAACATGTCTGTGTACCCTGTGCTCTGTACATATAACATGTCTGTGTACCCTGTGCTCTGTACATATAACATGTCTGTATACCCTGTGCTGTGTACATATAACATGTCGGTATACCCTGTGCTCTGTACATATAACATGTCGGTATACCCTGTGCTCTGTACATATAACATGTCTGTATACCCTGTGCTCTGTACATATAACATGTCGGTATACCCTGTGCTGTGTACATATAACATGTCGGTATACCCTGTGCTCTGTACATATAACATGTCGGTGTACCCTGTGCTCTGTACATATAACATGTCGGTATACCCTGTGCTCTGTACATATAACATGTCTGTATACCCTGTGCTCTGTACATATAACATGTCGGTATACCCTGTGCTGTGTACATATAACATGTCGGTATACCCTGTGCTGTGTACATATAACATGTCGGTATACCCTGTGCTCTGTACATATAACATGTCGGTATACCCTGTGCTGTGTACATATAACATGTCTGTATACCCTGTGCTCTGTACATATAACATGTCGGTATACCCTGTGCTGTGTACATATAACATGTCGGTATACCCTGTGCTCTGTACATATAACATGTCGGTATACCCTGTGCTCTGTACATATAACATGTCGGTATACCCTGTGCTCTGTACATATAACATGTCTGTATACCCTGTGCTCTGTACATATAACATGTCGGTATACCCTGTGTGTACATATAACATGTCGGTATACCCTGTGCTCTGTACATATAACATGTCGGTATACCCTGTGCTCTGTACATATAACATGTCGGTATACCCTGTGCTCTGTACATATAACATGTCGGTATACCCTGTGCTCTGTACATATAACATGTCGGTATACCCTGTGCTGTGTACATATAACATGTCGGTATACCCTGTGCTCTGTATATATAACATGTCGGTATACCCTTTTCCCGCAGGGCGCCTCCTCCAGTCTGGTGGTGAAGTTTGCGGACACGGAGAAGGAGCGGGGGCTCCGCAGGATGCAGCAGGTGGCCAATCAGCTCGGCATGTTCAGTCCAATCGCCCTCCAGTTTGGAGCTTACAGCGCGTACACCCAGGCAGTAAGTGACCAGGTGAATACAGCGCTCTCAGCCTCAGTGACTAACTCTGACCTCCCCTTCCCCCGGTGACCTCCCCTTCCCCCGGTGACCTCCCCTTCCCTTGTGACCTCCCCTTCCCTTGTGACCTCCCCCCTTGTGACCTCCCCTTCCCTTGTGACCTCCCCGCCCTTTGTGACCTCCCTGCCCTCAGTGACCTCCCCGCCCTCAGTGACCTCCCCTTCCCTGGTGACCTCCCTTTCCCTGGTGACATCCCTGCCCCCGGTGACCGCCCCTTCCCCATGACCTCCCCACCCTTTGTGACCTCCCCGCCCTTTGTGACCTCCCTGCCCTCAGTGACCTCCCCACCCTTTGTGACCTCCCCTTCCCTGGTGCCCTTTGTGACCTCCCCACCCTTTGTGACCTCCCTGCCCTCGGTGACCTCCCTTTCCCCGGTGACCGCCCCTTCCCCATGACCTCCCCGCCCTTTGTGACCTCCCATGGTCTTTTCGGTGATTGGCTGGTGTCACTCTCTTGCTGTTCTTGTGGCCCCCAGCTTATGCAGCAGCAGGCCGCCCTGGTGGCCGCACACAGCGCTTACCTCAACCCCATGGCTACAATGGCCGCTGTACAGATGCAACAAATGGCGACAATCAACCCTAATGGAATCATAGCCACGCCCATCACGTCCTCGTCAGGTGAGGCACCGCGCCGTCCTCGGATTTTCCCTGCTCCCACCACCGTTgtgttctgggggggggggtggtttggGCAGCTGAGTATTACAGGCCCTTATCTCGATGCTTTGGTGGTCTCTGcaggtaccagtaccccccctacACTCACTGCCACTCCAGTATCTGCCATCCCTGCCACGCTGGGGGTTAATGGCTACAGCGCAGTGCCCTCTCAGAGCCAAGTACAGCCAAGCTCGGAGGCCATATACACCAACGGCCTGCACCCCTACCCAGGTAATACTGGTATGTATTCTATCCCTGCCCTGCATGGCCCACAGGACGGGGCCGCAGGGCAGGCTCTTCATCTTCCTTTCCTTCCAGCTCAGAGTCCGGTCACCCAGCTAGACCCTCTGCAGCAAGCCTACGCCGGCATGCAGCACTATACAGGTGGGCATGAAAGGGGGGCGCAGCCAGTACTGTGGGGGTTCACGTCACTGGTGTCATGACCTCTCCTATGTCTGTCCATCCTGCAGCTGCCTACCCCGCGGCCTACGGTCTGGTGAGTCCGGCATTTACGCAGCCGCCGCCCTTGTTACCGCAGCAgcctccacagcagcagcagcagagggaGGGTGAGTGGCGCCCGTCCAGCGCAGCTGCCGGGTGCGCATGACCGCAGCATAACCTCCCTGTGTCTGTCCCAGGTCCAGAAGGTTGTAACATATTCATCTACCACCTGCCCCAGGAATTTACCGACTCGGAGATCTTACAGATGTTTCTACCGTTTGGGAACGTCATCTCCGCCAAAGTGTTTGTAGACAGAGCCACCAACCAGAGCAAGTGTTTTGGTAAGTGTCGGCCATGGCGCCGGTCCACTGCCCGCCAGGGTCTGCCACCTCCTTCCGATGTCTGTTTCTCACCTTCCCTTGCAGGCTTTGTAAGTTTTGACAATCCCGGCAGCGCCCAGGCTGCGATTCAGGCCATGAATGGTTTCCAGATTGGCATGAAGAGGCTCAAAGTACAATTAAAGCGACCAAAAGATGCCAACCGGCCGTACTGAGGGTTCAGGTGAGTGTATGAGGCGAGGTGCCAGCCTGGGGCAAATGGCTTGTGCTACTGTCAGTGGGGCCCGCTGCCCGCCCCGAGTCCACATATGCCCTGTGTGTGTCCGCCATGTCCCGATGTCCATGAATATGTCTCACAAGCTAAGTCCTATACGAAGGCATTGATAACAGGAGGATCCCGGGCTTCTTGTGCAGATCTAGCACACTGTGATCTAGTCATCCCTCCAATGTACACCAGACTGTGCCCCGTTTAGACATGGTGATCTAGTCATACCAGTTCCTAGTTTAGACCATGGCACAGTAATCTGGTGATCCCATGTCCTGTTAGTCTAGACTGTGGCACAGTAATCTGGTGATCCCATGTCCTGTTAGTCTAGACCATGCACAGTAATCTAGTGATCCCATGTCCTGTTAGTCTAGACTGTGGCACAGTAATCTAGTGATCCCATGTCCTGTTAGTCTAGACCGTGGCACAGTAATCTAGTGATCCCATGTCCTGTTAGTCTAGACTGTGGCACAGTAATCTAGTGATCCCATGTCCTGTTAGTCTAGACTGTGGCACAGTAATCTGGTGATCCCATGTCCTGTTAGTCTAGTGATCCCATGTCCTGTTAGTCTAGATTATGGCACAGTAATCTAGTGATCCCATGTCCTGTTAGTCTAGTGATCCCATGTCCTGTTAGTCTAGATTATGGCACAGTAATCTAGTGATCCCATGTCCCGTTAGTCTAGACTGTGGCACAGTAATCTAGTGATCCCATGTCCTGTTAGTCTAGACTGTGGCACAGTAATCTAGTGATCCCATGTCCTGTTAGTCTAGATTATGGCACAGTAATCTAGTGATCCCATGTCCTGTTAGTCTAGATTATGGCACAGTAATCTAGTGATCCCATGTCCTGTTAGTctaaattatgcacagtaatctaGTGATCCCATGTCCTGTTAGTCTAGACTGTGGCACAGTAATCTAGTGATCCCATGTCCTGTTAGTCTAGATTATGGCACAGTAATCTAGTGATCCCATGTCCCGTTAGTCTAGACTGTGGCACAGTAATCTAGTGATCCCATGTCCTGTTAGTCTAGACTGTGGCACAGTAATCTAGTGATCCCATGTCCTGTTAGTCTAGATTATGGCACAGTAATCTAGTGATCCCATGTCCTGTTAGTCTAGATTATGGCACAGTAATCTAGTGATCCCATGTCCTGTTAGTctaaattatgcacagtaatctaGTGATCCCATGTCCTGTTAGTCTAGACTGTGGCACAGTAATCTAGTGATCCCATGTCCTGTTAGTCTAGATTATGGCACAGTAATCTAGTGATCCCATGTCCCGTTAGTCTAGACTGTGGCACAGTAATCTAGTGATCCCATGTCCTGTTAGTCTAGACTGTGGCACAGTAATCTAGTGATCCCATGTCCTGTTAGTCTAGACTGTGGCACAGTAATCTAGTGATCCCATGTCCTGTTAGTCTAGATTATGCACAGTAATCTAGTGATCCCATGTCCTGTTAGTCTAGACCGTGGCACAGTAATCTAGTGATC
The sequence above is drawn from the Bufo bufo chromosome 11, aBufBuf1.1, whole genome shotgun sequence genome and encodes:
- the CELF3 gene encoding CUGBP Elav-like family member 3 isoform X1, translated to MKEPDAIKLFIGQIPRNLEEKDLKPIFEQFGKIYELTVIKDKFTGVHKGCAFLTYCARESALKAQSALHEQKTLPGMNRPIQVKPADSESRGEDRKLFVGMLGKQQTDEDVRRMFEPFGNIDECTVLRGPDGTSKGCAFVKFQTHTEAQAAINTLHGSRTLPGASSSLVVKFADTEKERGLRRMQQVANQLGMFSPIALQFGAYSAYTQAVSDQLMQQQAALVAAHSAYLNPMATMAAVQMQQMATINPNGIIATPITSSSGTSTPPTLTATPVSAIPATLGVNGYSAVPSQSQVQPSSEAIYTNGLHPYPGNTAQSPVTQLDPLQQAYAGMQHYTAAYPAAYGLVSPAFTQPPPLLPQQPPQQQQQREGPEGCNIFIYHLPQEFTDSEILQMFLPFGNVISAKVFVDRATNQSKCFGFVSFDNPGSAQAAIQAMNGFQIGMKRLKVQLKRPKDANRPY
- the CELF3 gene encoding CUGBP Elav-like family member 3 isoform X2, with protein sequence MKEPDAIKLFIGQIPRNLEEKDLKPIFEQFGKIYELTVIKDKFTGVHKGCAFLTYCARESALKAQSALHEQKTLPGMNRPIQVKPADSESRGEDRKLFVGMLGKQQTDEDVRRMFEPFGNIDECTVLRGPDGTSKGCAFVKFQTHTEAQAAINTLHGSRTLPGASSSLVVKFADTEKERGLRRMQQVANQLGMFSPIALQFGAYSAYTQAVSDQLMQQQAALVAAHSAYLNPMATMAAVQMQQMATINPNGIIATPITSSSGTSTPPTLTATPVSAIPATLGVNGYSAVPSQSQVQPSSEAIYTNGLHPYPAQSPVTQLDPLQQAYAGMQHYTAAYPAAYGLVSPAFTQPPPLLPQQPPQQQQQREGPEGCNIFIYHLPQEFTDSEILQMFLPFGNVISAKVFVDRATNQSKCFGFVSFDNPGSAQAAIQAMNGFQIGMKRLKVQLKRPKDANRPY